The window TCGGCGCAACGCCAGTTTCGCCTTTGCGCACGGCGGAGTGGAATTCGGGCGAAGCCACTTCGGATGGATGGTTGCCCTGCACACAGGCCTGCTCGCCGCTTGTCTCGCCGAAGTGTGGCTTCTCGACCGCCCATTCATCCCTGTGCTGGGCTGGAGCATGCTCGTGCTCGTAATACTGAGTCAGGGCCTGAGATATTGGTGCATTGTGACTCTGCGCCGCCAGTGGAACACTCGAGTCATCGTGGTTCCGGGTTCTCGCCGCATCGATGCTGGCCCCTACCGCCTGATGAACCACCCCAACTATCTCGCCGTCGTCGTTGAAGGGTTTGCCTTACCTCTCGTGCATACCGCCTGGATCACCGCCATCGTCTTCACGCTGCTCAACGCAGTGCTACTGCTCGGCTATCGACTGCCGGTGGAGAAGAATGCGCTGAAGATGCTGGCCTCATGATGGGGGTGGCGCATGATTGACACCGACGTTCTGATCGTGGGCGGCGGGCCCGTCGGCATCGCCGCAGCCATCGACGCTCGACTGGCTGGTCTCACCGCCGTCGTCATGGAACCGCGGTCATTCCCGATCGACAAGGCCTGTGGAGAACTGCTTCTGCCGGGCTGCCTGCCTCTGCTGGAGCGCCTCGGCGTCGTGCCAGAGGGAATGCCGCTGCGGGGCATCGGCTACTACGGCACGGGGGCATATTCCCAGGGAGCCGAGCATGAGTTCGCGCGAAGCCAGGCCATGGGAATTAGGAGGCCCGAGCTCCACCACCTCCTTGTGACACGAATGCATGAGCTCGGCATCGAGCGCGATCACGGCCGTCTGACAGGGCTGCATCAGGATGCCCACGGTGTGACGGCCGTAAATGACCTTGGTTACAGCATCCGCGCCAAATGGCTTTTGGGCTGCGATGGGTTGCGATCGGCGACCGCCCGGCTCTCGGGACTCGCTGGCAACACTCGAGTAACGGGGATCGCAGGGGCACCTCGTTATGGAATGCGCAGGCACTTCGTGATCGAGCCGTGGAATGACCTGGCCGAAGTGCACTTTGGCGAAGTGGCTGAGGTTGCCGTGACTCCCGTCGCACCCTACCTCGTGACCGTGACCGTGATGGGGCCGCGAGGGGTTGGTTTTGCCGAAACGGTGAGGAGCGTTCCCGCTCTCGCGGAGCGGCTGACGACGGCGACGCCGATCACCGACCCGCGGGGGGCTGGCCCGTTCCGCCGACGCACCATCGCTCGGACCTCCGGGCGCATCCTGCTGGTGGGGGATGCTTCGGGTCACGTGGATGCGCTCACTGCTGCAGGGCTCCGGCTGGGCTTCGATAATGCCAGGGCCGCGGTGGAGGCGGTCGTTCGTGCCGCGCCGGCCGAATACGAACGCGAGTGGCGCAGGCTTCGACGTCAGTTCCACCCCATGACGGCGAGCCTGTCGGCCGTGGCGGGGTCAGGGATGCGGCGCGGTCTGGTTCCCGTTGCGGTTCGGGCGCCCGGCGCCTTCGCGGCGGCGATGGAGTCGCTCGCGCAGTAGAGGGCACATGCGAGCGCAGTAACCGCCAGCTACTGTGCGGTGGCCTGCGGTGCGCTCGCCGCGGTGAGCACGATGGTGAGGGCATCCCTCAGCCGCTCGAGGTCGCTGACGGGCAGGCCGAGTCGCTCTACGATTTGGCCCGGCACGGCTTCTGCCCTGTCCCTGAGTGCGGTGCCGGCGGGGGTGAGGCTCACTGCGAGGGCACGTTCGTCGTCGAGACTGCGGGCGCGGGTAATGAGCCCAGCGGATTCAAGGCGCTTGAGCAGCGGGGAGAGGGTGGCCGATTCGAGCAGCAGTGTCTGCCCCAGATCGGTGAGGGTGCGGGGGCTGCGCTCCCACAGGGCCAGCATGACGAGATATTGAGGGTGTGTGAGCCCGAGGGGTTCGAGAACAGGCCGGTAGATGCCGACGATGCTGCGAGACGTAGCGGCGAGGGCGAAGCAGACCTGGCGGTCGAGGGCGAGCGGATCATCGGACACGGAGACAGGTTATCGCACTTAGTGGGCGTATGATTAGTGGACTAAGAAAGGGGCCCCGTGGGATATTCAGAGGCCATCGACCGGCTCAACCGCAAGCTTCGCCGCTACATCGGCGCCCCGCCCCTCGGGCCCTATGGCGAGGCTCCGCTGCCCCCCACCACAGGTAGTCCGTGCCCGCTCTGCGGCAAGCCGATGTCCCTGCACGAGGTCGAACGCCGAGAGGGTCGCCCCACCAAGGTTCACTGCCCCGACCAGGTCGCCTAGGGAATCACCCTCCCGGCACGGGCCAGGCGCGCGTACCACTCGGTGCGTGCCGCAACCCGGACGACGTGTCGGGGCATGCTCCTGAGCCGAAGCTCCACGCCGCGGCCCGACAGCTCGTGATCCAAATCTTCAAAGCCGTCGAGCACTGCGATCGATATCTCCTGAAGCACCTCAAGGTCGAGAATCACGATGCGCACTCCCGGCCGAGCATCCACCTCGTCAAGAATGGCCTGCTCCGTTGCGCGCACATTGGCCGTGTAGAGCGGCTCCAGCAGCGTGATGGTGACCTGCGCCTCGCTGTCGGTGCTGCTGGCGACTCGTGGCTTGCTGAGCTCGGTGAGCAGCAGAAGCAGCGTAAAGACAACGCCGGCCGCGACTGCGCTGAGGAGCCCGAAGGCAAGACCGATCGCCAGCGTGACCATGGCTACCCAGAAGTCGCGCCGACTGACGTGCCACAGATGAGCGAGCGTGCGAACGTCGATGAGGCCGAGCATGGCAAAGAACACCAGTGAGGCGAGGGTTGCTTGGGGTAACAGGCCGATCAGGGAGCCGAGAAAGAGCCCGACAAGCAGGGCAAGCGCCACGGTAACGATCGCGGAGACCTGTGAGCGGGCACCGGCATTCTTGTTGACGGCGCTCTGCGAGAAGCCGCCAGCCGCCGGAAGCGATTGAAAGAGTCCGCCGAGCAGGCTGGCACCGGCCGTCGCAAGAAGCTCCCGATTGCTATCGAGTGGACGCTCTCCAGGCTCGCGGATGCTGCGGCCGACCGCGCTCGTTTCGACGAAAGCAAGCACCGCGATGGCGAAAGCGCCGGGCAGGAGCTGGAGCACGTGGTCGAACGTGGGCAGGGTCAGTGTGGGGACCACCTGACCAAGTGGCTTCAGCACGGTGACCCCCAGGCCAGAGAACACACCAACGGCAACGAGGATGATGCCGCCGGCGGCCACGATCAGGGGCGCTGGAGCGGCCGGGATGAACCGTTTGAAAAGAAAGAGCGCCGCCAAGGACCCTGCGGAGAGCAAAATCGTTGCCAGGTTTGCCTGCGGGACCGCCTCGATGGCTGCGGCGAGTGACCGAATGAACCCGTGGCCAGACTCCTCGGTGTCTTCGCCAAGGAGCTTGGGCAGTTGTCCTGTGGCCACCGTCACTCCCACAGCAGCCTGCAGGCCGATCAGAGTCGGCCTGCTAATGACCTCAACCACGGACCCAAGCCGCAGCAGGCGAGCGATGAGGAGGATCACCCCCACGAGCATGCTCAAGGTGACGAGGTCGCGCGGGATGTTGTCGGAGTGGGAGGTGACCCCGGCCGAGACGAGAGTGGTTGCCGTCAGGGTGGCAATCGTTGAAGTGGTCGAGACGCTCATCGCGTGGGACCCGCCCAGCAGCGCATAGACGAACATCGGCACGATGCAGGTGTAGAGCCCCACCTGCACCGGTAGATCTGCGACCGTGGCATAGGCCATCGCCTGGGGGATCACCACGGCCCCGGCAGAGAACCCGGCCAGCAGGTCGCGCCCCAGCCACGACCGCTGGTACCCCGCGAGGGTGGGGAACAGTGCCGCCATGGTCAGCCTCGCATCCGCACTCGGAAATCACTGGCTGGGCCTGTGACAGTGGCAAACGGTGTCGAGCCAGACGGTAGTCGCCGCACCAGAATCCCACCAGGGGCGTTGCCTGCGAAGCTAGGGCAGAAGCAGCGGCATGAGGTCACTCGGGTGCTCGAGCACGGCCAGGGCATCCTCCTGCTCATCGATCGTGCCGTAGCCCCAGTCGGCAAAGATCGTGGGGATGCCGTGAGCAGCAGCGCCCTCGACGTCGTACTTGCGGTCGCCCACCATCACGGGATTGCTCGTGTCGACGCCGATCATGCCGAAGCGGGTCAACGCCTCGGCGATAACGTCTTTCTTGGTGCTGCGGATCTCGTCGATGGATGAGCCGGCAAGCACGCGAAAGTACTGCGTGAGGTTGGCATTGTCGAGAATCACGGAGGCCGGAAACTCGGGCTTTGAGGTCGCCAGCGACAGCGGAACCCCCGCGTCATGGAGGGTGCGCAGCACAGGCGCGATGCCCTCGAAGATCGGGCTGGAATGGGCGCTGTTATCCAGGTAGTGACGGCGATAGATGGCTAACGCCTGGGCGGACTCCACGGCATCCATACCGGCCATATCCCTGAAAGAGTCGAGAATCGGCGGGCCGACATAGTCGAGAAGCTCTGCGGGCGATGGCACGGGCATGCCCATCTTTTCAAACATGTAACCGAGCGAAGCGGTTATTCCCGGCGCCGAGTCTGAGATCGTGCCGTCAAGGTCAAAAAGAATGCAGGTCCACTGAGTGCTCACCAGGCTTAGCCTAGGCGTGGAGGTGCGCCATGACAGAAGTCACAGGCATCGGAGCCTGGATCACCATCAACTACACAGACGCGGCGGCGGCAATCGACTACCTTGTGCGGGTTCTCGGCTTTGACGAACACGTCGACCACCGGGCATCGGATGGCAGTGTCGAACACGCAGAGCTGCTGTGGCCGCCGGGCGGAGGCATCATGATCGGCACCGACAAGGGTGGAGGCCGCTGGTCAGGGCTTGCGGGCGAGCCCGGCACCTCCACGGCCTACCTTGTCACCGACGACCCCGACGCTATCTACGAGAGAGTCACGGCAGAAGGCTGGATGATTCTGCGCGAGCTTCACGACGAGACGTCGTATGCCAACCGGGAGTTTGCGTGCGCGGACCCCGAGGGCAATGCGTGGAGCATAGGCACGTACCGCGGAGAGGAATAGCGCCGGGCTCTGTCTTTAGCCGACGGAGCCGAAAACGACCGTGTATTCGAGGATTGTGCGCTCGGCGATGACTCCGCGCGTGGCAAAGGGGTCGACGTCGAGAAGCTCCGCGACGCGGTCGGCAGATTCCGCATTCACAATGAGCATCGCGCCGACTCCGTCTGAGCCGTTAGTCGGGCCACTCACGAGCAGCTCGCCGGAATCGAGCAGGGTCGAGAGGTAGCTGCGGTGATCGGCGCGGGCGTCATCGCGCGCGGTTACGTCGTCGGTGTAACGGTAGAGAACGACGTGGTGTGCCATGAATGCTTCTTTCGGGGGGGGGGGCTAACAGTGGCGGAGGCTAGAAGAGTCGCAGGTGGCTGTCATCCATGCCGCGCATCGCGTCATAGTCGAGCACAACGCAGCGGATGCCGCGGTCTTCGGCAAGGGTGCGCGCCTGCGGCTTGATCTCCTGGGCGGCGAAGACGCCAGCGACGGGCGCAATGCGAGGGTCGCGGTTCATCAGCTCGAGATAGCGGGTCAGTTGCTCCACGCCGTCGATGTCGCCGCGCCGTTTGATCTCTACGGCAACGCTTGCGCCGCTCTCGTCGTTGGCGAGAATGTCGACGGGGCCGATTGCGGTCATGTACTCCCTGCGCACCAGTCGATAGCCGTCGCCGAGGGTTTCGATCTGCTCGGCGAGAAGCTTCTGCAGATGCGCCTCGACGCCGTCCTTCTGAAGCCCCGGATCGATGCCGAGCTCGTGGGTGCTGTCATGCAGGATCTCGTGGATCGAGATGAGCAGCAGGTCGGCGGTCTTCGCCTGGGTGACCTTCCAGATTTCGGTGACCCCGGCATCCGACTGCTCCGGTTCTGGCTCGACGGCGCTCACGCTGCACGGCGGGCTCATCCAGTTGAGCGGCTTGTAGCTCAACGAATCGGAGTGCACGAGCACGCTGCCGTCTGCTTTGAGCAGCAGAAGACGGGTCGCAAGGGGCAGATGGGCGCTGAGGCGGCCCGCATAATCTACGGAGCAGCGGGCAATAACGAGACGCACAGATCGAGCGTAGTCGGTGCCGACCGGGCCGAGGCTCCGACCTAGGCCTTGCGGTAGGTGAGCACTCCCGGGATGCTGCCGCTGTCGGGCAGGCGCTCGCCGTGGGCGAAGCTCGACCAGAGGGCGCGCACTGTGCGGGCATGGGCATCGATCTCGGGCCAGGTGGCCCCTGTGAGCAGGGTTGCCGCCTTCCAGCTCTGCTCGTCGCCAAAGAGCAGCGGCAGGTCAATCGTGTGAGCCGAACCATACTGGTTGCCGGGTGCCGACCACGAAATCACATAGCTGTGGATGGTGCCACCCGCCCGCGCATACCGTTTCGCAAAATCGGAGATGGCGCGGGTGTACATCGACTTGGTGAGGGCGCTCACAACCAAACGGTGGATGGCCGGGCCCACCCCGCGCAGCGAAATCCACTTCTGCAAACCCTCCAGGCGGGGAGTAAAGAGCCGAGCCTCCTCCGCGGTGCTGCCGATAAGCACGTCGATGTCTTTGGCCACGGCACTCCACGCGTCATTGACGCCCTCCTCGGAGGGCAGCGGGTCGTGGCCATATTGGATTCCGTAGGGCATCGAGCTCACGAGGCCGAAGCCGGTTCCTGCCGCAACGATGTCTGGTTGCTTGGCCACAATATCTGCGGCCGTCATCTCGGGGGTAAAGGACGACGTTGCCTCCGCCATCGCCGCGGCCATCTTGGCGCGGCCGCGGGCAAGGCCGAGCGGGGGGCTCTGGATGATGGCCCGCGAGAACAGCGAAGCAGCATCCGGGGTGGCCATGATGTGGGCGATCGCGTCGGCTCCCGCCGACTGGCCAAAGGCCGTCACCCGCTCGGGATCGCCGCCAAAGGCCGCAATGTTGCGTTTGACCCAGCGGAACGCCTCAATCTGGTCGAGCAGACCCAGATTGGCGGGCCGGCCATCGATGCCGCCGACAAAGCCGAACGTTGCGAGGCGGTAGGTCACGGTCACCACGACCACTCGGTGATCGCGCACGAGGGCGCGCGGGTCCATGATCGGCACATCCCCGGCTCCCGATGAGTAGGACCCGCCGTGGATCCACACCATGACGGGCACCCGCTCATCGGGGGCGAGGTCGAGCGGCATGGTCACGGAGAGGTTCTGGCAGTGCTCGTTGGGGGGAATCGTCGCTGCGGTGCTGCCGAGGACCTCGGCGAGAAAGGGCACCGGTTGTTGGGGGCAGGACGGCGACCAGGTGGTGGCATCGTGCGGCTCGGTCCAGTCGGTCGCGGCGACGGGAGCCTCGAACCGATCGGCATGCGCGTAGGGGATGCCGGTGGCGCGAGCGACATCGACGTCGACCCAGCCGACGACCGGGCCGCAGGGCGGGGCGAATGTGGGCTGGGCGAGGCTCGGCATGGACATGCCCATATTGTGGCGGGAGGCCGAGAGTAAAAACCAGAGCGAACGTGGAGCAGTGGGGGATTTGTCGCTTTCGCTGCACCTGCTGCCGTGGGTGCGGTGCTCAGCGGTGTGATCGGCCAAAAACGAGCGTCTTAGCGGCTCATGCGTTGTTCCTGAGGCTCACGTGCTGCGGGCGAGGCGAATCCGGCGATGATGATGAGCACGAGAACGAGCCCCAGTGCTCCCAGTAGTCCGATCTGCTCGCCGACGAAACCGATCATGGGCGGGCCGGCGAGAAACGCCAGGTAGCCGATTGTGGCGACGGCGCTCACACTCGCGGCGGCGGTGCGGGGGTCGTCCGCCGCGGCGGACATTCCGGTGGGGAATCCGAGGGATGCACCGAGCCCCCACAGCACTACGCCAACGATGACGATCCACAGGATGGGCACGAGGATCACCAGGCTCAGGCCAATGACGGCCAGCACGGCGCACGCTCGCAGCACCGGAACGCGCCCGAACCGATCGATGACGCGAACGCCCGCGAGCCGACCGGCCGTCATTGCCGTCACAAACACGCCAAAAATGAGGGCGCCGGTCTCGTTAGCGACGCCGTGCTCTTGCACGACGGCAAGGGTGAGCCAGTCGTTGGCCGCACCCTCCGCCAGTGCCATGCCGAGCACGATGACCCCGATGGCGAGAATGCGCGGGTTGCGCCAGACGAGCAGGCGTTCTCTCCAGGTCGACCGAGAGGGTGCCTCGCCCGATTCGGAGGGGGTTTCGAGAATGTGCTCGGACTGCGTCATCCGCACCCCGGCACCGCCTATGACGACCACGGCGATGCCCACGGCAATGTTCTGCGCCAGCAGCGAGATGTTGAGCAGTTCGGCGCCCGCAGCGAGAAGGGCGCCGAGGATGGTGCCGATGCTAAAAAATGCGTGAAAAACCGGCATCATCGTGCGGCCCAGTACCCGCTCAGTGACCGCACCCGAGAGATTCATGCCCACATCGCAGGTGCCGAGGCCGGCGCCGAGCAGGCAGAGGCCTGCGAATGCGAGGGCGAAGGAGGGCGTGCCGGTGATGGCAAATCCCGTCACCACCTGCCCAACGGCCAGCGCGATAAGGCTCGCGAGCATCACCGAGCGAGCCCCAAAATGGGCGATCAGGTGGCTTGAGAGCAGTAGCCCGCACAGTGAACCGATCGCTATGCCGAACAACAGCAGGCCCATGTCGGAGGTCGAGAGGTCGAGAGCCTGCTTCACCGCTGGCGTTCGCGCTAGCCAACTGGCAAGCGCGAGCCCGCTGACACCGAATAGCATGAAGATGCCGTTGCGCCAGGTCGTCGCCTGGCGACGGGTGATACCCCCGGCGAGGATGTCGTTGCTGATGCTATTCACGAAGCGATGTTTCCTGAAGAGAGAGGGGTCGAATCGATTCGATCGAATCGGTTCGATTAGGCTAGCAAGCCATGAGCGATTCCACCAAGCATGAGCATCACCCCGCTGCGAGCGGGCACCGGCCGACCCTCGCGGAGGTCGCTCAGCGCGCCGGAGTCTCACGTTCGACAGCATCCCTCGCCTTCAGCGGGGCTGGTCCCGTCTCTGACGCGACCCGAGCCCGGGTTTTCGCGGCGGCAGAATCCCTGGGTTACGGCGGCCCGGACCCCGTTGCCCGCTCCCTGCGCAGCGGCCGCAGCGGCGTCATCGGAGTCGTCATAGAAGAACGGGTTCGGGACGCGTTTCGCGACCCCATGAACATCGCCATGCTCGACGGCCTCTCCGATGGCACGTCGAGCCTGGGAACAGCACTGCTGTTGCTGCCCGACACCGACGAGCCGGAATCGCAAGCCCCGCGTCGACCGGGTCCCATCGAAACCGCGGCGATGGATGCTGTTGTGCTGGTCGGATGCAGCACCCGCCTCGACCGCCCCGTCTCCGTGCTGCGCCGCCGCGGAATCCCGATCGTGGCCATCGAGGCCGAGCCGATGGAGGGCGTGCTCGAGATCGCGCTCGACAACCGAGAGGCGAGCGCAACGGCGGCGCGACACCTCTACGAGCTCGGACATCGCGACATTGCCGTCGTGACGCTGCCGCTCGGACCGCAGCATGTGGCCGGACCACTCAGTGCCGACTGGCAAGAGGAAGCCACCTCCTACACGGCGGCCCAGCGGCTCAGCGGAGTGCTCGACGTGTTCACCACGCTACGCGGGTGGATGGCGCCCGCCAGCTCAACAGCTTCAGGCATTGCCGCCGGGCGTGCGCTGCTCTCCGATGCCGAGCATCGCCCCACCGCGATCATCGCGCAGAGCGACCTGCTCGCCGTGGGCATTCTCAGGGCGGCAGAAGAACTCGGGCTTTCGGTGCCGCAGGACATCAGCGTCGTCGGCTTCGACGGCATCCGCCTCGACGGCTACGGCCCGTGGAACCTCACAACCCTCGTGCAGCCCGCCGTCGAAAAGGGCAGGGCGGCGGGGATCGGCATCGCCAGACTGCTCGCCGGCGAGACGCCCAAACCAACGCTGCTGCGGTGCACGTTCCGCCGCGGCGCCACGACGGCGGCGCCCCGCGCCACCGACTAG is drawn from Salinibacterium hongtaonis and contains these coding sequences:
- a CDS encoding isoprenylcysteine carboxyl methyltransferase family protein produces the protein MIAYTVLIVATGIERLVELVISRRNASFAFAHGGVEFGRSHFGWMVALHTGLLAACLAEVWLLDRPFIPVLGWSMLVLVILSQGLRYWCIVTLRRQWNTRVIVVPGSRRIDAGPYRLMNHPNYLAVVVEGFALPLVHTAWITAIVFTLLNAVLLLGYRLPVEKNALKMLAS
- a CDS encoding NAD(P)/FAD-dependent oxidoreductase, with amino-acid sequence MIDTDVLIVGGGPVGIAAAIDARLAGLTAVVMEPRSFPIDKACGELLLPGCLPLLERLGVVPEGMPLRGIGYYGTGAYSQGAEHEFARSQAMGIRRPELHHLLVTRMHELGIERDHGRLTGLHQDAHGVTAVNDLGYSIRAKWLLGCDGLRSATARLSGLAGNTRVTGIAGAPRYGMRRHFVIEPWNDLAEVHFGEVAEVAVTPVAPYLVTVTVMGPRGVGFAETVRSVPALAERLTTATPITDPRGAGPFRRRTIARTSGRILLVGDASGHVDALTAAGLRLGFDNARAAVEAVVRAAPAEYEREWRRLRRQFHPMTASLSAVAGSGMRRGLVPVAVRAPGAFAAAMESLAQ
- a CDS encoding MarR family winged helix-turn-helix transcriptional regulator, producing MSDDPLALDRQVCFALAATSRSIVGIYRPVLEPLGLTHPQYLVMLALWERSPRTLTDLGQTLLLESATLSPLLKRLESAGLITRARSLDDERALAVSLTPAGTALRDRAEAVPGQIVERLGLPVSDLERLRDALTIVLTAASAPQATAQ
- a CDS encoding SulP family inorganic anion transporter; translated protein: MAALFPTLAGYQRSWLGRDLLAGFSAGAVVIPQAMAYATVADLPVQVGLYTCIVPMFVYALLGGSHAMSVSTTSTIATLTATTLVSAGVTSHSDNIPRDLVTLSMLVGVILLIARLLRLGSVVEVISRPTLIGLQAAVGVTVATGQLPKLLGEDTEESGHGFIRSLAAAIEAVPQANLATILLSAGSLAALFLFKRFIPAAPAPLIVAAGGIILVAVGVFSGLGVTVLKPLGQVVPTLTLPTFDHVLQLLPGAFAIAVLAFVETSAVGRSIREPGERPLDSNRELLATAGASLLGGLFQSLPAAGGFSQSAVNKNAGARSQVSAIVTVALALLVGLFLGSLIGLLPQATLASLVFFAMLGLIDVRTLAHLWHVSRRDFWVAMVTLAIGLAFGLLSAVAAGVVFTLLLLLTELSKPRVASSTDSEAQVTITLLEPLYTANVRATEQAILDEVDARPGVRIVILDLEVLQEISIAVLDGFEDLDHELSGRGVELRLRSMPRHVVRVAARTEWYARLARAGRVIP
- a CDS encoding HAD hydrolase-like protein translates to MSTQWTCILFDLDGTISDSAPGITASLGYMFEKMGMPVPSPAELLDYVGPPILDSFRDMAGMDAVESAQALAIYRRHYLDNSAHSSPIFEGIAPVLRTLHDAGVPLSLATSKPEFPASVILDNANLTQYFRVLAGSSIDEIRSTKKDVIAEALTRFGMIGVDTSNPVMVGDRKYDVEGAAAHGIPTIFADWGYGTIDEQEDALAVLEHPSDLMPLLLP
- a CDS encoding VOC family protein — protein: MTEVTGIGAWITINYTDAAAAIDYLVRVLGFDEHVDHRASDGSVEHAELLWPPGGGIMIGTDKGGGRWSGLAGEPGTSTAYLVTDDPDAIYERVTAEGWMILRELHDETSYANREFACADPEGNAWSIGTYRGEE
- a CDS encoding YciI family protein, with the protein product MAHHVVLYRYTDDVTARDDARADHRSYLSTLLDSGELLVSGPTNGSDGVGAMLIVNAESADRVAELLDVDPFATRGVIAERTILEYTVVFGSVG
- the nucS gene encoding endonuclease NucS, with product MRLVIARCSVDYAGRLSAHLPLATRLLLLKADGSVLVHSDSLSYKPLNWMSPPCSVSAVEPEPEQSDAGVTEIWKVTQAKTADLLLISIHEILHDSTHELGIDPGLQKDGVEAHLQKLLAEQIETLGDGYRLVRREYMTAIGPVDILANDESGASVAVEIKRRGDIDGVEQLTRYLELMNRDPRIAPVAGVFAAQEIKPQARTLAEDRGIRCVVLDYDAMRGMDDSHLRLF
- a CDS encoding carboxylesterase family protein; the protein is MSMPSLAQPTFAPPCGPVVGWVDVDVARATGIPYAHADRFEAPVAATDWTEPHDATTWSPSCPQQPVPFLAEVLGSTAATIPPNEHCQNLSVTMPLDLAPDERVPVMVWIHGGSYSSGAGDVPIMDPRALVRDHRVVVVTVTYRLATFGFVGGIDGRPANLGLLDQIEAFRWVKRNIAAFGGDPERVTAFGQSAGADAIAHIMATPDAASLFSRAIIQSPPLGLARGRAKMAAAMAEATSSFTPEMTAADIVAKQPDIVAAGTGFGLVSSMPYGIQYGHDPLPSEEGVNDAWSAVAKDIDVLIGSTAEEARLFTPRLEGLQKWISLRGVGPAIHRLVVSALTKSMYTRAISDFAKRYARAGGTIHSYVISWSAPGNQYGSAHTIDLPLLFGDEQSWKAATLLTGATWPEIDAHARTVRALWSSFAHGERLPDSGSIPGVLTYRKA
- a CDS encoding MFS transporter → MNSISNDILAGGITRRQATTWRNGIFMLFGVSGLALASWLARTPAVKQALDLSTSDMGLLLFGIAIGSLCGLLLSSHLIAHFGARSVMLASLIALAVGQVVTGFAITGTPSFALAFAGLCLLGAGLGTCDVGMNLSGAVTERVLGRTMMPVFHAFFSIGTILGALLAAGAELLNISLLAQNIAVGIAVVVIGGAGVRMTQSEHILETPSESGEAPSRSTWRERLLVWRNPRILAIGVIVLGMALAEGAANDWLTLAVVQEHGVANETGALIFGVFVTAMTAGRLAGVRVIDRFGRVPVLRACAVLAVIGLSLVILVPILWIVIVGVVLWGLGASLGFPTGMSAAADDPRTAAASVSAVATIGYLAFLAGPPMIGFVGEQIGLLGALGLVLVLIIIAGFASPAAREPQEQRMSR
- a CDS encoding LacI family DNA-binding transcriptional regulator, whose translation is MSDSTKHEHHPAASGHRPTLAEVAQRAGVSRSTASLAFSGAGPVSDATRARVFAAAESLGYGGPDPVARSLRSGRSGVIGVVIEERVRDAFRDPMNIAMLDGLSDGTSSLGTALLLLPDTDEPESQAPRRPGPIETAAMDAVVLVGCSTRLDRPVSVLRRRGIPIVAIEAEPMEGVLEIALDNREASATAARHLYELGHRDIAVVTLPLGPQHVAGPLSADWQEEATSYTAAQRLSGVLDVFTTLRGWMAPASSTASGIAAGRALLSDAEHRPTAIIAQSDLLAVGILRAAEELGLSVPQDISVVGFDGIRLDGYGPWNLTTLVQPAVEKGRAAGIGIARLLAGETPKPTLLRCTFRRGATTAAPRATD